From the Theileria equi strain WA chromosome 4 map unlocalized gcontig_1105316255041, whole genome shotgun sequence genome, one window contains:
- a CDS encoding hypothetical protein (encoded by transcript BEWA_049560A): MTATTVARAEESIKDVTEILEKIIDLIKKLAGGESTPGGSRRRRRSTESSESSTSTGTSILQTLDDVTNTVSTVLVVLFIHYISATAKANGVTIVDVISYGIGSMVTIVIDQLEIVKHKITAAYAIRTAVRASAFFVSIVSEDAEKEIEKAAERVFANAIVKAIGDAFKDVVEKSLGESPTAAAFVIEGIEALIKNAVPGTKFYDTVKQAIVIMSAISRARPLGGPNTDYLLLSLLEQTVGRLYRSAENIMVLTVIVFKSMDGKPETRLYRHRHFHRHSHRHEHKETYPLSCKLPFIPRCLYKT, from the coding sequence ATGACTGCCACTACCGTAGCCAGAGCTGAGGAGAGTATCAAGGATGTTACAGAGATACTGGAAAAAATAATCGATCTTATAAAGAAGTTAGCAGGTGGTGAAAGTACCCCGGGAGGCTCAAGGAGAAGGAGAAGAAGCACTGAGTCATCCGAGAGTAGTACCTCTACCGGAACATCAATTCTACAAACACTAGATGATGTTACAAATACAGTCTCGACCGTGTTAGTGGTATTATTTATACACTATATCAGTGCCACTGCAAAAGCTAATGGAGTTACAATCGTTGATGTCATATCATACGGAATAGGATCCATGGTCACAATAGTTATAGATCAACTGGAAATTGTGAAGCATAAAATAACTGCAGCATACGCAATTAGAACTGCAGTCCGTGCAAGCGCATTTTTTGTCTCAATAGTTAGTGAGGATGCAGAAAAGGAGATAGAAAAGGCAGCGGAAAGAGTATTTGCCAATGCGATAGTTAAGGCCATTGGAGATGCTTTCAAAGATGTTGTCGAAAAAAGTCTGGGAGAATCTCCAACTGCAGCTGCATTTGTCATTGAAGGAATAGAGGCACTGATTAAAAATGCTGTACCAGGCACGAAATTCTATGATACGGTAAAACAAGCGATTGTAATCATGAGTGCCATATCAAGAGCAAGACCGTTGGGTGGTCCAAATACCGATTATTTGTTACTTTCATTACTAGAGCAAACAGTAGGAAGACTCTATAGATCAGCGGAAAACATTATGGTATTAACTGTAATAGTCTTTAAATCAATGGATGGTAAACCAGAAACAAGACTATACAGACATAGACATTTTCACCGTCACTCACATAGGCATGAACACAAAGAAACATACCCTCTCAGTTGCAAGTTGCCGTTTATTCCAAGATGTTTGTATAAGACCTAG